The DNA window gaaatctgtatttttacaagtagttatttgttcttttacaacatttgaccgTAATACTACactattttactgcattttaatcaactaaaaaaatcattattttacagattttttgcaattttcacattttttttatagattttgaaCATTACAATATTCTACTttcttttaacatatttttaagtCTTGCTGCCAggattttttagtgtttttttttgcagtttatgtGGAATTAAAGTGATGCATGAGTTATTCTTATCATCCACTGTAATGGGGAATTCTGTATAATAATCCAGAGTATATTTGGCACGTTGGTTCAGTGAAAGGTCTGACTTATTTGCTGAAGTGCAGACATCCCTGTTGGCAAATTCAGTGGTTTTGCTtcctgtaaaaaagaaacaaacctgAAACTAAAGTTCAAAATGCTTCTGCTTTTAGACAGAGGCCAAGTGTTACTGAAAAGGGAACATCTGTCCATTAATTCCTCAGAGTTTGTGTCTGTGGAGGACATGACAGGTCTCTAAACATTGAACTGTAGATTACGAAATCAAAATGCTTGGCGTTATGCTCGTCCTGGTCTTCGCCACCGGTCGCTGTGCAGCTGACGTCGGGGATTTCGCTCCATGTCTGCAGTTCTTCTACAGCTCTTGGCCTCCTAAAGGTTTGATGGGAACCCCGATCTGCCAGCGTTATTACAACCAGCACCGCTTCGCCACGCTGTACAGCCGACCTCGCCGCTCGCCCTGGTTCTCGGCTTATTTGTACTCCATTCCTGCAGGAAAAAGGCCTTCAGCGTCCTGGAAGTTTGAGCCACAGGTGAGCGGGGATTTAAAATGAGTGTATCTGCAAAGACCAACAGGTTGCACATTGACATTGCTCTTTAAAAAGGCGCCACCGTTTATAGGAGCCAGTTCAGCAGCAGTTATGCAACATTTCAGACTGTGGTTTTCagcaaataataaaatgaggaaACGAGTCCCAGTGAAAGAGAACAGTTTGATCCGATCACACTCTGTTTGCTCTGCATGGGGTAAATGATACTGaactgtcagtggttttacatcTGTACAAATGTTTCAGCAAGGgtgtcaaaaaaaatgtcaaacaactgGCATAAATTCAGAAAgtgtggaaaacagcaaatatctgtaaactaattttatttttgcctgatttaaataaagtaaaaaaccAAGAGGCATATTCCTACTTCACCCAATTAAATGAAATCTAATTTACTGATAGAGCTAAACCTTTCAAGATGCAAATATTTTAATGAGCTTTGTTCAAGTGTGTAACGTGCCTTGAACATCAATATCATGGGATATATTTTAGTTTTAATGCCAAAACTGCACTGGTCTATCATGTAGAGTAACAGAAATTAGTTTTTATGCCTATATTTTGATACAAAGATGTTGGAAAAATTAATTTTGACCTACCTTTATGGATTTGAAGGACTTGTACCTCTGAAAATATTTATCATATAAAAGTGGCATTTTACATGGCTCTGCATGGTAGCATATACTGAAGttattgtacaaaaaaatctgtgggTTCTGAGGGGATcaggtgagattttttttttcggatttggttgattttatgtccAAACTCGGTAGTTGTTtgagctgtagtacctggtcaTGCCACCAGGTGGAACCTCTTgctcaggcgtaaactaaccgtgacgtcacccgttggtttcagcgctgagaaaatgaaacccggattttgctacttcctggttgcctggttttggattttttggagccagtgacataaaaagcgtcatcaaacaggctggactggagagcaactaggggcaggattggctgaggactctcttactgcgcccacgttttaccgcagaggcttctgttgctgtctatcaagtatagccacgccccctggctccgccaaattaacgatttatttaaaattcagtattgatttattttaagatcggccacctgatctctcattttgaccatgaaaactaacgggaaaaaaatcctgagctgtagaaaatcagtctatcaaattttattttttccaaacatgaattggggtctatggagaaaaagctttttggagccaaccctagcggacggcgtgatattgcaagtttttgacacttccgggttggcttcaattctggagccagatgctacgtccatctttatatacagtctatgctcttGCTGTTTAATGTTGTAGTTCATGGGCAGTTTTGTGTTGGTAAGCAGAAAATATTGTGGGAGTTGGCTCGTAAAGGTGCACTATGACagagtctctgtcatggtgctcctttaCAGAGACTACTATGGGCTCAGTGACCTTAGACCAGCAAACAAGTCTTAACTGATAGAGGTAAAACTTTCAAGATCCAAATATTGTGATGAGCTTTGTCAAGTGTATAACCAACCTTGAATGTCAGtaccatgggatatatcttagTTTTAACGGCAAAACTGCATTGGCCTATCATGTAGAGtaacagaaaccagattttaTACCTATTTTTGGCTACATAATTCATGACTACACATACTCAAGCTATTGTACAAAAAATGTGTGGATTACGAGGGAGTCAGGTGGGAACTTTAatcagatttggttgattttatatCCAAACGCTGTAGTTGGTcgagctgtagtacctggttgtgccaccaggtggagcctcttgcTGTTTAATACTGTTGTGGGTGGGCAATTTTCTATTCTACAGTTCATCAGTTTCCTTTAGCAGACGCTTTCatccaaagcgacatacatctAAAAGTAGATATAGATATTGGTAAGCACAAAACATTGTGGGAGTTAGCTAGTAAAGTAAGCCCATAGTAGTCTCAGTAATGGCGCTCCTTTTCAGAGATTATTATATAATTTACTGACCTCAGGCCACTAAGCCCACAGTAGTCTACTACAGCTACCATTTGGCTGACTGACCTCAGGCCACTAATGGCAATTTGTTAACATCGCTGCTTTCTGTCCTAGTTGGCGTATCCAGGAGCTGATGGCAACATGATCCCATTCCCGCCAGGCCCTCTGGACCAGAATGTGGTGGAAAGCCAGGCGGTGGATCTGGACTACATCAACTCCACCTACTCTCGGGGCCACCTGAACCCCAGCCTTCACCACCAGAGCCGTGAGATGCGCTCGGCCACCTTCACCCTCACCAACGTGGTTCCTCAGAAGGCTGGATCCAACGATGGGCCCTGGGAGTTCCTGGAGCAAGACGTCAACAACACCTTAGCAGCCTACTGTCTTGGGGAGGCCTACATAGTCACGGGCATCATCCCATACCGGAACAATGAGCACTGGCTCAAGAATCACCGTGTGGCAGTACCGGAATATCTTTGGTCTGCCTACTGCTGCCCAAACTACAACCACAGTCTCCCAGAGCAGCTGAGCGACGCCTTTCCAACATATGCCGCCGTTGGACGCAATGACCCCAACAGCACCGAGGAGATTGTACCAGTTAACAAGACGGCTAAGAGGCAGTTCAGAGGCTATGATGTGAGACAAATGTCCCTGGAAACGCTGGAGATGTACCTGAAGGACAGGTTCAACACTGTCGTCAGTGTTTTCTATGAGCAGTGCTCCGGATCAGGCTGATCCTGGATGAATTATGCAGATCATGAGTTGTGGAAAAGTGCTGTaactgaacttaaaaacacCAAATCCAGAAAATTAACTGAAGAGTTTTCAGGTTTATTCAACACATGCACTtcctggaggtcattaagcatcacaaaAGATGTTGTCATTGTGCCTCTTTACTAGTTAAAGCCCCACGATGTTCTCTGCTTGTCAACATGGAAATGCCAACCTCCTGTGGTCGCGATAgcattaaacagtaagaggttGGTGGAATAATCAAGTATTACAGCTAATCTACTTTAATGGTGTATTATCCAGGAAAATTATATCTGATTGGGACTTAGCAGATACTGTGGGTTTACTCTGGCAGCAATTTTGTTTGTTGGTAAGCAGAAaacattgtgggagtttagctagtcAAGGAGCACCATGACATAGACTTCTATGAAACTTAATGACGTCCAGCCGACAAACACTTGTTGAAATAAACTAGTGCATTAAGCATACATCTCAACAAAACATCTGCTagctgttttcactgttttattttcacatttatgcaTGACAACAGATATCAATTACTTCATACCTcccaaaatgtgtatttatccTTGTATGATGTTTCATTTCCATATAGTTTGGCTTCTTGTCTGTAAATTTAACACATAGTCTACTCCATGTTTTGTTCAGCTTTTCTAAAAGTCTTAGTGAACTTTTAACTTTATACTAACAATTTTGGAAATGATAAATTTCCTAAAAAGTTCTTCGAATAATAGATTTATACTTTAACACGTTATCAAACCTTCTCAGAGCCAGTGTTGTGAGAACATTCCCTGCTAGCTGGGTTAGGAGCAGTAATGTGTTGGAAATAATTAACTATGAAACATGTTATCAGCCTTTAATCTTGTTAGTTACTGTCTGAACTCAGAGCAGGGAACAGTACATAAAATATGCTTCCTTTGTTAAATAGTTCTTTATTAAGAAACCATGGAGATCCTTTAGAAGTATGAACACTATTTACTGTAGATAAAACTTAGCAATAATCAAGTTAATCTGAGCTTAGTCTGTCTGAATATCTGACATAATTTATTCCATTATCATACacagtgatattttttttttttttttttttttacagcccagCTTAACaagtcaccatgacaacaggtGTGTAAGAGTGCATGTTTGTTTCATAGGTGTAACTATGGTTGTAGGTGGAAGTTCACAACCTGCTTTCAGGTGAGATTCATGGTGAAATGAGCCCGCAGATTTATCAACCTGCCCAttgtttgaaaataaatcaaaaagatCTAATTGAATCGTCCTTTAGACACATATTAAAACTGTTTacacacaagaaaacacaacaagttATCCAGACCGGAACAAATCAACTGACCCAGACTGGTGGTGACAGCATTGttatgtgaagcacggtggtggcagcatcatgacgtgaagcacggcggtggcagcatcatgacgtgaagcacggcggtggcagcatcatgacgtgaagcacggtagaggcatcatgatgtgaagcatggtggtgacatcatgatgtttctcagcagcaggtcctggaaggcttgtaaagggtGAGGGTAAAATTATTGCAGCAAAGTCTAGAGAAATCATGgatgcagtctgaagagaactgagacttggagaagatttattttccatccAGGTGATGAGTTGAAGCAAACAACCAGAACtccacagaaatggtttaaagacaacaaggtgaatgaTTCTGATTGCAGCCTATCAATGCTGTAGTTTCAGCCAAAGATGCATCTCCTAAATTCATTAAGATTCAgtgttaaagaacaaaaaaacatgaatgttgTGTTTGAGTACAACTAGTATTGACATGCACTAAATACTTATGACCACCAGGTGGTGCCCTTGTGCAACAAATGTAAAAGGTGTAGATGAGTTGCTAAATGAACGAAAATCACACTTTAGAACCCTACTTTATGTAAGATATGGTGTTGGAACCTTTCTGAACAGCATTatcagtggtggaagaagtaaTCAGACACTGCATAACAAGTAAAAGTCATGCTTTCATAGAAAATACCTTGAAGTTAATTCTACTGGTTCCCAACCATGGGGTCCGGCCTCTTCGGGTCACTAGATAAATGTGAGAGGTCGTGTGATGGTTTATAAGGGTTGTGAAAAAGATAAAGAGAGCTCTGCTACACAAATTGGCAGGTTTGTAATTCATTTATGTGTGAAAAATTGCAATAGCTTTACCAATTTCAGCCAAATTATTCAAAAGTGAGGtgaggtaaatgactattgtagctggaaacggctgatttttaatggaatatctccataggggtacagaggaacatttccagcaaccatcactcctgtgttctaatgctacattgtgttagctgatggtgctgaaaggctcattgatgattagaaaacccttgtgcagcacatggataaaagtgtgagttttcatgggaaacgttaaattgtctgggtgacggTAGTGTACTTcattactttccaccactgaaaTTTGCTTTAAATGAAGAACTAAATAACAAACAATTGAAATGACTCATGCAGACcaacgttttgttttttttcttcgaTTCTGGAGGTCTTATTACTGTTTCTGCTCAGTGGTTGCTTCTCTGAGGTTTATTACAAATCTACTCTGGGGTGTTAGAGCCAGCTTTAGCCACCAGAAGGACTCATTAGTAGCAGACTTTCATATATGAGGCAACATTTGGACTACTGCCCACCTACATTTTTTCCTTAACTGCACAGAAAAGTGCTGATCTTTACTCTTTCGAGatcatttgttgctttctgttccTTATGTCCATACCAAATGGTtaaaaaggcttttattttgaaaggtgtCACAGAAAGATTGGAAATTAACTGGGATAATGCATTAAGTCACATCTAATACAAGaaatcatattttttcatttttgtcatcaacTTTGGATGCTGTGTCTTGCagttctgcagttttttttttgagtaatgacTTCAGTCTGTAAAAaattgtctttctgtgtctttctcttACTAGATATGATTCACTGTGCATCAGTCACAGTTAATTACTATAAAACGGGACTTAGACTGATTGTATCTGTacattaaaactttttttttttactaaatggcctagaaataataaattattgaGATAATACACGCTGATGCACATTTTATGTTCTGCCACCAACGGATGCCACTTATATCATTTGagtcatatgttttttttaatcaattttgtACGCTGTATTTTTCGAATTTAacttcacaaaacacaaacatgttgcttttttccttttctcaaTGCTTCTACTTGTCAGGgaattttaaagctgttttgagaagtggaagaaaatgataTAAGGACGGGAAAGGAACCAAAGAGGAAAGATTATTAATTTGCTCTGCAGTTTTTCTGCCCCTTTTGCATGGAAGACATTGTAGAAAGATTGGAAGCTAATAGAGTTAATCTGacttttaaatccaaactcTGAGTTCTTGACTCCACAGCATGCACTTGTAAATTtaatctgtttgtgttttgttttttgctagtGTTTATTGTGtaactgtgttttgtatttgctgctgcctgTCTGGGCTAGAACTAGCTTGAAAAAGAGCTTCTTGATCTCAGTGGGATTTctgctggtaaaataaaggttaataatccatccatccatcgtctatacacctcttaatcctcattggggtcgaagggggctggagtctatcccatctgacttaggatgaaggtTTATCtgcaggtaacagtctatcacaggtctacacatagagacaaacaatcacactcacattcacacctacaaacaatttagaaccaccagttaacctcagcatgtttttgactgggaggaagctggagaacctggagaaaatccaTGTATGAACAggtagaacatgcaaattccatgcagaaagatcccaggaaggccgggatgccaaccagggatcttctagctgcaaggtaaCAGTCCTAACCACtgaatccactgtgcagccctgaagcttaataataataacaatagaaACACTGGTGTTCTGTCGTATCAGATTTATTGCAGGTGTACAACACACAGCTGTGCAGGCGGGTTATCTGGACTCAGCTCAGTACTGCTGGTGCATCCCAGGAGAGAAGATCTTGTCCCAGATCTCCACCTTCATGATGCACCTGCCTGTCGGAGACATGGTGCCCTTGATGTCCAGGGAGGAGCCCTCGAAGGTGAGACCGCTGCCGTTGGACTCCTGACGCACAAAAGCCTTtggctctttgttgttgtaCATATCTTTGTACAGCTTCTCGTCACACTCTGTGTCTTTGGGGTAGAGGCCCAGAGCGAACCAGTTCTTGTAGAAGTTGTAGTCGAAGGGCACCGAGAACATGATGGCCACCTTCTCACGGGCGCTGTTGCTTTGCCTCTCGAACAGGTCGTAGGTCAGGACGCCCACCGCCCCCGTCGACTTGCTCTTGATCTTGTCGAAGTTGCACAATTTGGTCATCTGAGGGCGAATGGTGGGTTGAGGTGGACTGTGGACATCACCACTGTCCAGGTAAACCCTGCAATGAacaggaaagagacaaaatgtgtttttaataaaagGCAGGTTTCTAAAGACTTTAATCggtaaataaatcataaataatTTTGAAGATACAGACTGATGCacatttagattttcttttcatttctacaGTCAGCATGTAAATTGTTCCCATTTCCACAGGTTTTACTGCGTATTGTAATAACTGTGACTTAACAGAACAAGgacaatctgttaaaaaaagaaaaatattatatatacagaTATGAAAGCTGTACAACAgtgaattactttttaaaaaagaaatacagattTTCTGTGCACTTAAGGCAAGTTTtttgattttagtttttcacaATGAGCATAAAGTAAATTCATACTTTTTGAGGATTTTACTAGATATAATCTACAATATCCcaataaaagagaaaatctgtgaaataacagtACATTCCTAAAGACAAATCACAGCTAACAGCAAATCTCTGCAGAATAACAAcactttttgctcatttaaattcagtaaaaaaacatttttaattttttttacagtttaaaaaaattaatgtggacattttttgctaatttatgtacagtaaatgtatttatctatacatatatttatatcaggggtgaaagtagttttaaattcttgccagAACTATTAGTAATATTTCCGGGCTGTTctggcttactttcaccccattcTGTCAatgctaaccattgtaaatccagtttaaagtttttcagccaatcacaagaacgtgtgaaATTTCAGGcgtaatttattgctcgcccCGTGCGCTTATTCACGTCTATTGACTGgttgtggaaaatgtcccagtgcaataaatcaaacgcacctatttgctattggctgctactggccataacaatcgctgtgttatggaagtagacacgcatgcgcactcacatactgctgagtgaactccggtcgatatctatggatagcaggCTGCCAGGCAGCGTACCGGCGTAtccatagataccggtggaagagcagcgtaccgccaccagatcttttgccagTACGCAGTTCCGGACCATTCCGGCTTACTGTCACCcctgatttatatatgtatggATATATTTACTGTGTATAACTACACAccacacattattattattattattatcttggTCACCAGCAGATGGCGCTCAAGTCACATTTAAGAcataaaatctttatttttttggtcagcTTTGGACACGGCATCTTACAAATTTAATTTCACATAGACTCTGTTCTGCACTTTTTTGTAGCTGTGCTCTGCATGTTAACGATGATTTTAGTCAGTGATGTCAAAAAATTATCTTTCTATATTTTTCTCTCGTTAGATATGATTCACTGTTCATCAGGCACAGTTCATTACTGTAAAATGTGACTTAGACTGATTTTATCCGTTTATTAAAACCTATATTTTTCATTAAACAGccaagaaataataaataattcaaataataCAGGCTGAAGCACATTTTATAATCTTAATATTTCTGTTGTAATTTTCTTGGCCACCAGTGGATGGCGCTCAAGTGGCATCCAGTACGTGATGGTGTCTGTTCTTTTATTAACTGGcgactgtgtttttttttaatggtcaTATTTGTCAGAGAAATATGAAGATGTTTTgacaagaggaagaaaaaatatGATAATGACATGAGAGGAACCAGAGAgggaaaaatgcagctttttaaagaaagaagtATTAAACTAAATCCAGAAGTCTCTGCAGTAtatattttgccattttctgttattctgttttgcCGTTTTCCTCACCAGACATGGTTCACTGTGTATCCACCGCAGTTATTAGGAAAGAttaaagaatagaatagaacagaatagaatagaacagaatagaaagaGTACAGTTCccaggataaagcggtgtatagagaatggatggatggagtacAGTTCCCACCAtcataaatacatataaatcagcaaaaatgtgcagtaaataaaaattaacaataagaaaaactgcaacattttctATGTAAAGAAAGTGTAGATCTTAAAGTGTTTTATGTGTAATGAGAAGAGCCTTGCAATAGCAGTAAGGACATGTAAAGCAACCAAAaggggacacaaaatgaccaaaaaatgccaaaaaaaaacgactttacaacacaaaataaattttaaaaaagatgcaaaatgaagaaaaacctcTTGGaatctgtgacttt is part of the Acanthochromis polyacanthus isolate Apoly-LR-REF ecotype Palm Island chromosome 19, KAUST_Apoly_ChrSc, whole genome shotgun sequence genome and encodes:
- the LOC110959506 gene encoding DELTA-stichotoxin-Hcr4a-like gives rise to the protein MSDSAEALAASQTSRRNITIEITNLTNNYCLIDPKVYLDSGDVHSPPQPTIRPQMTKLCNFDKIKSKSTGAVGVLTYDLFERQSNSAREKVAIMFSVPFDYNFYKNWFALGLYPKDTECDEKLYKDMYNNKEPKAFVRQESNGSGLTFEGSSLDIKGTMSPTGRCIMKVEIWDKIFSPGMHQQY
- the LOC110959479 gene encoding endonuclease domain-containing 1 protein-like, producing MLGVMLVLVFATGRCAADVGDFAPCLQFFYSSWPPKGLMGTPICQRYYNQHRFATLYSRPRRSPWFSAYLYSIPAGKRPSASWKFEPQLAYPGADGNMIPFPPGPLDQNVVESQAVDLDYINSTYSRGHLNPSLHHQSREMRSATFTLTNVVPQKAGSNDGPWEFLEQDVNNTLAAYCLGEAYIVTGIIPYRNNEHWLKNHRVAVPEYLWSAYCCPNYNHSLPEQLSDAFPTYAAVGRNDPNSTEEIVPVNKTAKRQFRGYDVRQMSLETLEMYLKDRFNTVVSVFYEQCSGSG